The stretch of DNA GGGACGTTCGAAGTCGACAAGGATGCTGTTGAATTATCTTTCTTGCGTGAAGATGGCTTGCACGTCGTGATTTTGGGGATCAGCGGCATCAACGATGTGATCACGACTTTCTTCAACGATCACGATGGAAACATTATCATCAAGGCTCGCAATGATAGGACCGAAACCGAGACTAGCAGAGTGCTGGTTGCCGTCGCCGACAGTTTCGAGGTAGCGAATGCAGCTGTCTGGTATCATGCCCGGAAGATTGTGCAGTCCTACAGTGCTGCAGATGAGGAGGCTGCCACTGTCGAACAGCTCATCAAGACTGTACAACCAGTCGACAATCCCAGTCCTGAGTGGCTTGAGGACTGGTATGATGGGTTCACGTTTTGTACTTGGAATGCCTTAGGACAGAAACTCACGGctaagaatatatacgaCGCACTGGAAGACCTCGCCAAGGAGAACATCAACATATCCACACTCATCATCGATGACAACTGGCAGTCGCTCAGCAAAGGCGACACGCAATTCACCCGTGGCTGGTCTGCATTCGAGGCAAACCCAGAGGGCTTTCCAGATGgcatgaagaagaccacAGCCGAGATACGGAAGCGACATTCGAATATCAAGCACATCGCCGTATGGCACGCACTGCTCGGATACTGGGGCGGCATCGATCCCGATGGCGAGATCGCGCAAAATTACAAGACGATCCAGGTCGAAAAGGAGCCCGGCGTAGCAGGAGGCACCTTCACTGTCGTTGCGGCCGAAGATGTCAAACAAATGTACGACGACTTCTACAGCTTCCTAGCGGAATCTGGCGTCGACAGTGTCAAGACCGACGCACAATTCTTCCTAGATCTCCTTGTCCACGCTCCCGATCGACGAAGCCTCATGCAAGCCTACCAAGACGCCTGGACAGTCGCACACCTCCGCCATCTGAGCAGCCGCGCCATCTCATGCATGTCACAAACCCCACAGAACCTCTTCCACACCCAGCTCCCAAGGAACAAACCGCTCATCCTCTCCCGCAACAGCGACGACTTCTTCCCCGAAGTCGACGCCTCTCACCCCTGGCACATCTTCTGCAACGCCCACAACGCCCTCCTCACCCAACACCTCAACGTCCTTCCCGACTGGGACATGTTCCAAACCTCCCACGACTGGGCCAGTTTCCACGCCGCCGCTCGCTGCGTCTCCGGCGGTCCCATCTACTTTACCGACTATCCCGGCAAACACGACATCTCTTTGATCAGACAAATGACAGCCCAAACCCCCCGCGACAAAACCATCATCCTCCGCCCTCAAATCGTCGGAAAAGCAACAAACCCCTACAACGCCTACCAAGACCTCACCCTTCTCAAAATCAGAACCTACCACGGCTTCGCCCAAACCGGCACAGGAATCCTCGGAATCTTCAACGTCTCCGGTCGTCATCTCAGTGAATTCGTCCATTTGTCCGAATTTCCTGGTACAGACTCCGCTAGCAAAGAAGCAGAATATGTAATCGGATCCTTCTCTTCAGGAAAATTCACAAAGCCTCTGAAACTCCACAATGACTCCGGCAAAGAAACCACGAAACCTCTAATCGGAATCCAACTCCAAGCTCAAAGTTGGGAAATCCTAACATCGTATGCTCTCCAAACATTCGATCTTTCTTCGGCCAAGGAACCCGTCAAAGTTGCCATGCTAGGTCTCGTAGGCAAAATGACCGGCTCAGCTGCCGTGACAGGCTACGACGTCTACGTCGAAGACAGCGGACGTTTGCGAACCTGGATATCGCTGAAAGCGCTAGGAATTCTAGGACTTTGGATTTCTGATTTGGAAGAGAGAACGGTGTCAGATAATTTCATCGTGTTGATCCACGGGAACCCGATCCCTGTGGAATGCGTGAAAGCGAATGGAAAAGTATTAGAGATCGATATTGAGAGAGCATGGAAAGAGAGTGGAGAAGATGTCGGATGGGGAAATGAAGTTACGTTGGAAGTGTTCATGCATTGATCAAGGAGTTGGAAGAAAAGTGGCGAATGCATGGATCAAAGAGAGAGTGATAAAAAGTACTACTTGCTTAGCGTCACAAATTCCAATACCAACGAACGTCCCATACCTCAGATCTCAGATCTCACATCCAAACATCCCCATCCCCTTTCACTTCAACGAAGAGCCTCAAACCCCGGCCGGTCAGCCACAACATACTTCACCAAATCCATCTCCGCCTCCAACCAATTCCTTCTAGCCTTCCAAACCCGAACCTGAAACAAAACTTCCAAAATCACCCGTTGAAGCCCccgctcatcctcctcatcacgcATCTCCTCAAACGCCCGAACTTCAACCCAGCGAGAACCAAGAAAGCGTCCAATGTCTGCAGCAGCATCCGGTCTCGCGCTTGTAAATTCATCAAACGTCGCTCGAAACAAAGCGTTTTCCGTATACAACTCTGAGATGGCGACAATCAAAACATTGAACAATGTTAACCGGTCGCTGTTTTCAAAGTCTCGAAGCCAGTTCATGTTAGGTGCGTTTCGGATGTGAATCGTCACCTTGGACTCAAGAGGACGGTTTTCTGAATTGAAAATGTTCCACCATGCATCAAGCCAGTCTCTGCGCCTGTCTTCCCATTctgtcgcttctgcttctcgcacCACTTGTGGCAATGACGGCAGCGAAAGCGTTGACGGCCGCGGTAGCGGTTGCCATGCTGTAGTTACTGATGGCTCAGAGGGTCGATGTGCTGCCGGTGTGTTTCCATTGACACGGCTCGTGGCTCCTCGGGATGAGAGCTGGTACGGAGGACTGAAGAGGTCGGTCAGCAGATCTGTCGTTGCAGCGTGGCCAGGGTGTGTCGGGAAAGCAAAGGCAGTGAACAGTGGGAGTAGAGTGCAGCGACTTTTTGCTGTGCTAAACAAGTGCTAACCAAGTGCTAGGCTGCTATTGTACTCGGACCAGACACATACCTGTCTGCCTGCCCTGTTGGAGCGCCCCTCATTTTCAATGCTACTCTCGCGCGTACTGTCTGTAAAATGTCGAACTAagctggtggaggaggtggaggtacGTCGTTGTTggatggaggtggtggaggaggaatgtccgctggtggtggtggagggggaACGGCATCGTATCCTccagactgctgctgccatggagCTTGTTGTGGTTGCTGCCATGGTGCTTGCTGTGGTTGTTGCCATGGTGCTGCACCGCCgctgccacctccgccacctctcGCCCACGGAGCAGGTCCTCCCGTCGGACCTCCATATCCACCGTCGTTGCCTCCACGACTCTCCCATGGGGCAGGACCGCCTTGACGAGGTTGCTGCCAGGGAGCAGGAGCGCCAGTTGGACCACGCTGCCAAGGAGCAGCTGGACGAGCACCGCCGTTCGCATCAGCTCCGCCAGCTTCGTATCCAATTTGTCGCTGCGGCACTGAAGTATCCAAAGCAGgcgcacctccaccaccaatcTCGTTCATGAGTCTCTCGTAGTCTCCCTCGATAGCATTCTGAGGACCACGTGGTGGTATATCGCGCCCAAAGTTACCGCGTTGACGATCTGGACAATCACGAGCCATGTGGCCAGCGTTGCCGCAGACACGACAGATGATGTTCGCAGTGTAGTTACGCTGCTGTGGGCAGTCGTACTTTCGGTGTCCAATCTCGCCGCAGTTCTGGCAAGCCTGGTTCTCATCGTCACGAAGAGTACCGTTGAGGGCCGCAAGCTCACGGAGCTGGTTGCGCTTCAACTCGTTCTGACCTTCTGGGATAGAAGCGGCAGTCTCGATGACATTGTGAATCAACTCTTTCGCCTTGTTGACCTTCTCTTCAGTGTCTGCCATGATCAAGCAGTGTAGATCTTCGTCCTGGTTGCTGGCGTGAGCGGCATCAGATTTGCCCTTTCCTTCCTTCACCGAGCCTTTACCACGGATGGCAATCTTGGCGCCGGACTGAGTCTCCATCTTCTTGAGCGTGTTACCACGAGGGCCAATGAGCAGGCCGACTGTTAGTAGAAAAAAGCTAAGTGTTAGTCATTGTCATGTGTGATAAAGGTGCAGTGTGAGTTAGCAAGGGAGGGTTAGTACAGCTTTTGATCGCTGTAAACAACAAGCAGTGCAGAGCATTGACCAGAAGTCGTTGCATGGTGAGGGTTAGTGGGTTAGAAAGCATACTGAAGTTAATCTCCGGGTAGTCGTTGACCGGCACGTAGACTTTCTCTTGAGTCTTGGTGGGTCTCCTATAGTCAGATGGCGGGTGATAGCTAGGGATGATCTTCATCGCCTTTTCAATCAACTTGTGCCGCTCatcttctagtctctttCTGTAGCGGTACTCGCGCGTGTTCACACGGCGACCGAAGTTGTCGTACTGAGGCGGAGGGGAAGGAGATCTGCGCGCGTTAGGATTTGTGTCCTGGACCTGGAGATGGGTAGACTCGACGTACCTGTCGCCGTCGGCTGGCACAACATCGTTAATGCGCAGCTTCTGGCTGATCTCCTCGATTCGCAGATGCGTCACGTAGGCGTCCAGCTGTTCGGCTGTCATAGCCGCAGTGATGGCAGTCGGCAGGTTCATCAAGCCCGCGGCCTTGTTATCTGCCGCATCACCCCATCGGTTCCTCTTGCGGCGCTTCTTGGTGCCGTCCGGGTTGAGCTCGACGGGCTTGCGTGGTTCTGGGCTGCGACCGCGCTTGTTGTCGCGTGGTGCCTCAGCATCGCCTGCTCCGCCGGGGCCGTCATCATCGCCGAAGCGTCGACGCGGTCCGAGCGGAATCGTATTGGCGCCGGTCTGGCCGACGTTGGATCTCCACGACATGATGTGGGTGTTGCGTTGAGGTTAGTGGTCGTGTAAGTGTCGAAGTGGAAGCTGACTTGAAGCTGTCGCGcactttctccttctccttgtcaCGGGCACCGGATACTTCCGAAAACTAACGGCTTGGCAATTCTGCCGATGGCCGACGAGCGCAAGTGCAAGAATAAATGCAACGTTGAGGGACCTGACAATTTGAAGCATGGGTATTGAAGCAGAATCTCTGCGAATCATAACGCTATTTAGGATATCTTGCAGCACGCCTTGTACACGTGCGAAAACCGAGCTACGGCGCCATGTGAAGTTATTGGCATCTctaacagcagcaacaccagcaAAGTCATTCCCGAACAGCCATTTTCAGCGACATTTCCATCGTCATCACGTAGACACAGCTCTAGTTGGCCGCAATTCCTAGTCCCACACGACCTTCGCCAAATCCATCTCGGCCTTTCTCGCGCATGCGGCGGCCTTCCATCAGTCCTCGCAGACCGCGCTTCTGCAAACCGACGACAGAGCTCAGGGCGCCGTTCCATACGTCTTGAACGTCCTTGTTGCTACGAGTAGAATACTCGCTCTCACTCATGCTCGCGGTTGATGATGCACTCATGGGTTCCTCGTCCGTGTCCTCAGCGGCACGTGGGCCGGGTCTGAGCGTGTTGCGAACGCTGCGACCGTTGGCCATGTCTGTGTCAATGCGCAAGCTTGACAGCGATCGAGGGTTGGCAGTCTGATCGCCATTCAGCAGACCTTCCAGGCCAGCAAGACTGGCCGTTCGGACAGGAATATCACTTTGATGAATTGAGCGAGCATTTGCGGCGAAATGGACACTGTCACCACCCCCTGCACCCATGGCCGCAGCGTTGAAGATCGCTGCAGCATTGCGGCCGTCAAGACATTGATGCAGGCGCTCGATCGTGGCTTCTTGCAAGCCGTCGATCTTGTATGGTCGTGCAAGTTGCAGGAGCGAGCAGAAAATTTGCGGCGTAGCCAGTGGATGTGGCGGCGAGGGTAGCGTCGAAGTGTAGAGGTAGTGTAACAATGCATGCAGTGTTGGTGCCGTATGCGGTAGGTACAGCAGACGTGGCCGCGATGTTGCTGGGGCATTACGCGTGTCTGGTAGACTCGTATCCGTGAGATTGGAGTTATTGGTTAGAGTCGTCGCGCCCGAGGTGGCAGAGCTCAGTGAAGGTGTGATGGTGATGCTGGAGTTCCGAGAAGGGTGTCCTGCAGCGGTTGCGCGCAGTGTGGCGGTATCAGCGCCATTTTCAGCCGTCATCAATGACTCTCGAAGAAGCGTGATGAAGTGCGGACCCCATCTCCGAGAGATCAGTCGCGAATTGACGGGCACCCGCGTTCCATCAATAGCGAGGAAGTCCATATCTGCAAGCTCCCGCACACCCAGCGCTAGCTGCCCAATGTCTTCTGCAGCCGCTGAGAGCAGACGACCGAAAGCGGCATCATCCTTGGACTGTGGCACGCGCTGCGGCAACACGCTTGGGATTGCGCTAGCAGATACGTACGCAGAGGTGGGTTCTGCGACCCGCGGGTTCTCGTATAACCCAAAGGCTTCCAACTCGACTACGCAGATGTTTGAAAAGTTGATGCGACGATTGTTGTAATCATCGACCAGGCTTCGCTTGCGGTTGCCCAGGATCACGAACGCGTTGCGTCGTGACCAAAGGACACCACGGTTCCAGCTTCCTTGGCTGAAAATGCTGCCACCAACATCGATGCGACTCCATGTCAGTGTGCGCAGATCGAGAGCCCAAAGCGCGTATTCCTGCTTCGACGAAGTCAGGAAAGTACCAGACACGACGAAGTGGTTGTCGATGATGCCGCCGTTTGGAAAGCGAAGACCAGGTGGTGAAACGACTGTCTGCATGGGCTTCTCTATGAGAGTCCCGTCCGTAAGTCGTACTTGCAGTTCCAGTTTCACATCCAGGAAGTTGTAGTTGGAGTATATCAGCATCGGTGAACCAGAGCCAATCGTAGTCggttcctcatcatcctcatccatgTCAGCTTGAGCGTGAGGTCCGGCACCGATTTGTGTTGCACTCATCGTGGTCAATGGCGTGACAACGCTGCGGTACGCACCGCAGCTACGTCCCATGCCTGTTGTGCCCGTCCATTTCAGACTTCGCAAATTGAAGACGCTAATTTGCTCAATGTAGTGGTTTGCGGAGTCTTGTCCACCGACCACGATCATCTCTGCGCCGCCCGTCCCATCTAGATCGACGCCGAGGGTTCCCTCGTTTGGATTTTCTCCCTCCGGATTGTGATGAATTGCAGACATGGGCGCGTCGCGAGATGCGAATACTGCTGATGATGGTAATATTGAGGCACAATGGGCGTATCGACCTTGCGGGGCATCCGGTGTGTTGACCTTCGTCCACTTCTGACTTGGCACGTCGTAGATGTGAATATCGGACATAACGATAACTTCAGGTTGCGCATCAGATGCTGCCTCTGGCGGAGGTGCTGGAGACATGCCGCCGTAGCACACCAGCTTTGTGTCGCCAAGCGCGCAGACGCTGTGAAAGTATCGCGGTGGTGGAATGTCACCTATTGTTTCCAGCTTCGTCCAGTGCCGGCGAATGAGATCGAGTTCATACAGATTTGCGGTCAACTGCGGTTTCGTGCGTGAGAGCCGCCTGCCGCCAAAGACGTAGAGCTTGTCCCCTAGCACAGTAGTGGTCGCACCGACAAGGGGAAGTGGTTCGCGACCAGTTGTACGATGCACGTTGCATACCAATCCAGACAGCCCGGCAGAACTTGACGACGCTGGTGCAGTTTGGGGATTTGCAGAGCTGACAGACTGTGAAGGTGTATGTTGCCCAGGACCATCGTCACCCTGTGTCGACTCGGCCTCTGAAGCAGACTCGTATTCTGACCGCATGCCAACCAGGCTGACTTGGCTGCTGTGCGCACTGATATTTGAGCGCGAACCATTTTGACTAGGGGGATACAGCTGACCCGACGTTGGCCGAGAGGCATTGGAGTCCATGGTGTTCGCTCGACTTGACTCGGGCGTGGCAGACATGGTGAAAGGCGAAATGGGCGCTAGCTCGAGCGCAGGAAATTCCAGTAGCGGCTCTCGTGGCGATGGGCTATCGCGGTCTTTCTGGCTCGGAACAGCCCAATCTGGACGATATGTGATCTCTATGGGCACATGCCTCGGTGCTGTACGGGTGCTAGGAGGGCACGCCTCGACAGATGGTAGTGTCGGTGCGTGCGATGATGTTGGTGAAACGCTACTCGGTGTCGAGAAGGTGAAGGATCCGGAACTGGGCTCAGATTCCGAAGGAACGTAGGAGTACTCGCTGGGAATGACGATAGGCACGTGTTTCGGCCGTGAGGAGGATTTCGACTTGGCGGATGAAAGCGATATCGAGAGATCGAATGAATCGTGAGGCGATGATCCGAATGTCGAGATTGAAGCTGAACGAGGAGCGAGAGACGATGTATCGGACGCCGGCAGGGAAGGTTTCCTCTCGCGCGTGAATGCAGTTACCCAAGACCTTGAAGACAATTGAGCGGCGGACTTCTTCTctggctttggcttctttcCCGATCTGCTGCTATCCAAAGATCGGCCGGCGGTGGACTGGGTGTCTGCGGTCGAGGGACGGTCTTTGTTCTGCTTGCTGGACTTTGGCCTGCTGTGCTGAGGGCGATCCTCAGCGGCCGCTGGGAAAGCGAAAACCCCTAGAGGAACAGACATCTGCGGTCAGCTCGCGGCCTAACTGTTCGTTGAGGTATGATGTAGAATAAGAATAAATTTCCGTGGTACTGCGGAGCAGGCAGAGCAACGTTGCAGGTGGAGGGGCAGTTAGGTCTCAAAAGCACATCAAGGGAGGAAGGGGAGCACATCACGACGATATGCACATGGAGAGCGGTACGGCATACGGCCAGGGcctgtcttcgtcgtcgttacGTGTGGCTCGGGCGCTCCATCTCCCATCGGGAAGCGCTGTGCGCTGGTACTTGGTGGGTTTCGGAGCAAAGCGCGCAGTGCTAGGCAAGCGGAAGAGAGCGTTTGACGGTCGTCCATATGCAGGTGTCCTGCTGTGCCATGCCATCGgatgcttttgctgcttgTGTTTGTTCCTCGCGACGGCAGGGATGAACTTCCAGAGGGGCCAAATGGGACCAGATCCGTACGGCACAGCGAAGCGACAGTTGACAAACGAACTCACCTTCTCGGATTGGTCGCGGCCAACAAACCGGGAGCTGAGGTGCAGTTGTTTGGCTGGCGGATTAGGCCATCGATATCCGTGTGAGGTTCGATACAAGCGGTAGTGGTGAATCAAAGGGAAAAGCTCGCTTACGACGCCAATCAGTCGCGTCGCAGGTGCACGAGCCATTGCCGTCCGTGGCAGCCTTGCTTCCACATTCCGCTTTGCGCTCTCACCAACCAACCAGTTCTACTTATTCACgcgagcgaggaagaagttCTGCGCAAAGTGCCTCTCGCCCTCGATCATGTCAGACATTGTCGCAGAATCAACCCGAGGATGACAGCAAGGCAAGGCGATCGCCCGCCAGATGGTCAAGAGTGTCATGCATGTCATCGTGCTTCAACGTCAGCCTCCATCGCCGGATGCGGACAGCAGTTCATCGGCCCATATGCATGCTGCCTTCCGCCCAATGAGCGAAATATGAGGTCCAATAtggctgttgctgaggcTCAGAACCACGGCGACCTGGGATCCTCGCCCATTCGCCTGCCTAATTTCGACCACCGGAACCGCACCGAGGATGTACGGGCCTGAGTTGCATTGCAGGAGGCGATGTCCTTTTTCAGGATTCTACCGTTCCCATTTATCCGTTGCATTTTGGTGCCGATCATATCTTCTACAGCTCTGCATCAAGCTAGTCTACCGTTATCGAATCTCACATGCAAACAACCACATGTTGCAGGGTCAACTGCCGCaatctcttcctttcttgATCTCTGCCGGGCTATTGGGTTGATGGAGCTGATTGCAGGCTAGGCATCTTGACTTGGTCATGCTGTGGTGTCGTCACCATTCATTTTGTAGCATAGCTGGGCTTGAGATGTTTCTACTTCAAACAACACACTTCATTTCCGAGCCGACGCGGGCGACTTCCATCTTTCAGAGGGAGCGGTCCAGACGATGAGCAATGCTCAGACACGAAGTTCGGCGGCCATGCTCGATCACGTTTTGCTGATCTCCCCATGGGAATTCTGCTCATTACCGGCGGAGGCATGCCGCTCGATCACCGTGGTTGTGAAACGCCTTGTCTCTCTCGAAGGAGCGGGTATTGATGTACTGGTTCCACGGGCAGACGCATGCTCTATTGCGCGTCAACGCGCCCATTTCGTTCACAATGTTTGCAGAGATCGCACGCAATTGAACGACACGCTCAGTGCCAATGAACGCGTCTCGTAGTCAAGAAATCCGCACCAATACACGAATTGTACCAAGTATTCATGAACTTTCATTTCAGCGTATCTCTTTATTGG from Cercospora beticola chromosome 1, complete sequence encodes:
- a CDS encoding uncharacterized protein (BUSCO:EOG09263MEM), which codes for MSWRSNVGQTGANTIPLGPRRRFGDDDGPGGAGDAEAPRDNKRGRSPEPRKPVELNPDGTKKRRKRNRWGDAADNKAAGLMNLPTAITAAMTAEQLDAYVTHLRIEEISQKLRINDVVPADGDRSPSPPPQYDNFGRRVNTREYRYRKRLEDERHKLIEKAMKIIPSYHPPSDYRRPTKTQEKVYVPVNDYPEINFIGLLIGPRGNTLKKMETQSGAKIAIRGKGSVKEGKGKSDAAHASNQDEDLHCLIMADTEEKVNKAKELIHNVIETAASIPEGQNELKRNQLRELAALNGTLRDDENQACQNCGEIGHRKYDCPQQRNYTANIICRVCGNAGHMARDCPDRQRGNFGRDIPPRGPQNAIEGDYERLMNEIGGGGAPALDTSVPQRQIGYEAGGADANGGARPAAPWQRGPTGAPAPWQQPRQGGPAPWESRGGNDGGYGGPTGGPAPWARGGGGGSGGAAPWQQPQQAPWQQPQQAPWQQQSGGYDAVPPPPPPADIPPPPPPSNNDVPPPPPPA